A DNA window from Aquarana catesbeiana isolate 2022-GZ linkage group LG01, ASM4218655v1, whole genome shotgun sequence contains the following coding sequences:
- the LOC141123623 gene encoding glutathione hydrolase 6-like — protein sequence MATPRPEIRYQKVQNTPGEEEREEVSIYLYSQPSSPIIRERYRESCFRIFSSLLLLVVAVSFVLYDVKFRNTETPATQPKFSDHLDESSDSSVFEGPPSLTNHEELGEGHHHHHDSQTSDQEENEGDEDGNSSSGHHHFGSTFHQAAAVTDSETCSMLARDILQSGGSVVDAGISAVLCLVVLHPHTSSLGGVFSSIYFNKASQNTSVLNAIPRETSSISYGVPQVLQGLWVLHQKFGMKPWAQLVSSAVILAEKGFLVDSSLRAALVANHEKVLSSEGLRSLFCDPQQNLKDVGERVENPTLGKLLDQIGSSVSDPVLSSDLIHSLMSDIGVTEDEKFRESISRHLTLEDSLTLHLDALTLFTSGGPTAGKILSNSIQKIYEEEHKQSMESISERLLNFSKTMYAQDGAWPRDLSSQFFPLQLPAWSPAPVGSNIMIADASGDIFVLSLTLNSTFGSGFVSSSTGILLSDFVQGQGSSQSSSPLYWACPSVLIYGEDHDVMGLSAYGGSSVPFSLAQVIIRHLLLEKDLTESVTGSLVEVRPEGSDPWMEYFGLQGNSTEPVAVVEVQAEHVHVMKSHGPCCYPAGL from the exons CCAGCCATCATCGCCCATCATCCGGGAACGCTATAGAGAATCCTGTTTTCGAATCTTCTCCTCCTTACTCCTACTGGTGGTGGCCGTCAGCTTTGTCTTGTACGACGTCAAGTTCAGAAATACAGAAACACCAGCCACACAACCAAAGTTCAGTGACCACCTTGACGAGTCCTCGGATAGTAGTGTTTTTGAAGGTCCCCCATCACTGACCAACCATGAAGAGCTAGGAGAAGGTCATCACCACCACCATGATTCCCAAACATCGGACCAAGAAGAGAATGAGGGAGATGAAGATGGAAACTCTTCTTCTGGCCATCACCATTTTGGAAGCACCTTTCACCAAGCAGCAGCCGTTACCGACTCTG AGACATGCTCCATGTTGGCTCGGGACATCCTCCAGTCAGGGGGTTCGGTGGTTGATGCAGGAATCTCTGCTGTGCTCTGTTTGGTGGTTTTACACCCACACACTTCCAGCTTGG GTGGAGTTTTCTCGTCCATCTATTTCAACAAAGCCTCACAGAACACCTCAGTATTAAATGCAATACCCAGAGAAACATCTTCAATTTCATATGGAGTTCCTCAGGTTCTTCAGGGGTTATGGGTGCTTCATCAGAAGTTTGGGATGAAACCCTGGGCTCAGCTAGTAAGTTCTGCTGTCATTCTAGCAGAAAAGGGATTCTTGGTGGACTCCAGCCTCCGTGCTGCTCTTGTGGCAAATCATGAGAAGGTTCTAAGCTCTGAGGGTCTACGGAGCCTCTTTTGTGATCCTCAACAAAATCTTAAAGACGTTGGAGAGAGAGTAGAAAATCCCACACTTGGCAAACTCTTGGATCAGATTGGAAGTTCCGTGTCAGACCCTGTGCTTTCAAGTGACCTCATACACAGCCTGATGAGTGACATTGGGGTTACAGAAGATGAGAAATTCAGAGAGTCCATCTCCAGACATCTTACCCTTGAAGACTCGCTGACACTTCACTTGGATGCACTAACTTTGTTCACTTCTGGTGGTCCCACTGCCGGGAAAATCCTCTCCAACTCCATTCAAAAGATTTACGAAGAAGAACATAAGCAAAGCATGGAGTCGATTTCTGAGCGTCTCCTAAATTTCTCGAAGACAATGTATGCACAGGATGGAGCCTGGCCTAGAGACTTGTCTTCCCAATTCTTTCCTTTACAGCTGCCAGCATGGAGCCCGGCGCCTGTTGGAAGCAATATCATGATAGCTGACGCTTCTGGAGATATCTTTGTGTTGTCCCTCACACTTAACAGCACCTTTGGATCCGGGTTTGTTTCTTCATCTACAGGGATCCTTCTCAGTGACTTTGTTCAGGGTCAGGGTTCCTCGCAGAGCTCCAGTCCCCTTTACTgggcctgcccatcagtgctgatatATGGGGAAGATCATGACGTGATGGGGTTGTCCGCTTATGGGGGAAGTTCAGTGCCATTCTCCCTGGCTCAAGTTATCATACGTCATCTCCTCTTGGAGAAGGACCTGACGGAATCTGTGACTGGATCCCTGGTGGAGGTTCGACCTGAAGGCTCTGACCCCTGGATGGAGTACTTTGGGCTTCAGGGTAACAGCACAGAGCCAGTAGCGGTGGTGGAAGTTCAGGCAGAACATGTTCATGTTATGAAGTCTCATGGACCttgttgttatcctgctggactttAG